The following DNA comes from Mucilaginibacter jinjuensis.
ATTCGCAATGGTGCTATTAACACTTTAATTGTTGGGGTATTTAAAGATTTCATTATCCGCTCGCCCTATGTTAATACAGGACCAATGATGGTAATTGGCTCAAAACAATGGGCTTATAATACATTGATTAGATTAAACCCGCGATCGGGAACGGCAAAAGATTTACAAGTGGCAGAACAAATATTTAAGAAATACAATCCAGCTTACCCATTCACGTATAATTTTGTTGATAAGGAATACGAGCAGAAATTTAATGACGAACAAAAAACAGGCAAACTATCGTCCATCTTTGCAGGCTTAACCATCTTTATTTCATGCCTGGGCCTTTTCGGCATGGCAGCTTACATGGCCGAAAACAGATCGAAAGAGATTGGGATCCGTAAAGTTTTGGGTGCCAGTGTTGCCGGTATCACCCAAATGCTTACCCGCGAATTTGTGAGCCTGGTACTAATTGCCATTGTAATAGCCACACCTGTAGCATGGTATGCCATGAATAAATGGCTGCAAAATTTTAACTATCGTATACAAATTGGTTGGGTAACCTTTGCTATTGCGGGACTGGTGGCTATTATTATTGCCGTATTAACCGTAAGTTTTCAATCTGTTAAAGCAGCATTGGCAAATCCGGTTAATAGTATTAAAGCTGAATAATTTGACTATTCGTGCAAAACCAGTATAGCTTTTACAGAACGGTTCATTACCTGGTTTACTGTACTACGGGTAAATAACCGGTATACAATGTTGTGGTGGTGTTTTACCAAACAGATCATATCGGTTTCATGCGTAGTAATAAAATCCATTATACCGTTTAACGGGCTGCTGCTGTTAATGTAATTAAACTCCAATTCGGTATGCTGAATCAGGTCTTTAAGTTTAGTTTCACCGGCTTCAAGCAGTTTGGGATCAAGATTTTCGTCGATATATAATACCCGCAGTTTTTCAGATCCAAATGCCTTAACCATCTCGTTGAGCGCGTTAATATCTTCGGCAGATAAACGGGTTTCATAATCGGTAGCCAGCGTAATTACCGGGAACTTAGAAAATTTACTTTCGAGTGGGATAACCAGCGTAGGTATTTTAACCTTGGTTACCATCATGCTGGTATTACTGCCCACAATGCCGGTTATACCTGTTGCACCGGTAATACCCATTACCAATAACACAACAGGGTGCTGCTTAATATAACGGGTTATAACGGCCTTTAAAAAACCTACATCGCAAAGCGTTGTTACTTTAACATCTTTAAAGCGTTCTTCCTGGGCGCAATTATCTACCCAATCTGTAAGTGCTTGTCTTTTGTTGTTATAGTAATCCTCAATAAAAATAGCATTGTAGGTGCTATTGTTGATGCCTTCTGTAGGGTGTATGGCGTGTATGGCACAAACTTCCATGTGCAGTACCTTAGCCAGTTCCATAGCATATTTCATGGCATTGAGGGCACTGTTAGAGAAATCTGTAGCAACAAGTATCTTTTTCATCTTAAATAGGTTGAGGTAAAGTTTATTAAATAAACAGATGGAAAACCATAAACAATATAAACGCTAAAACAATAGCTACCGGCAAGGTTAGCACCCAGGCAATGGCTATATTCTTTAATGTTTTATTATTAAGATTGTTTTTACCACCCGATGCTACCATTGCCCCTGCTATGCCGCTCGAAAGCACGTGTGTAGTACTTACAGGCAAGCCGAATGAGGTACTTAAGCCAATGGTTGATGCCGCCACAATTTCGGCAGTAGCACCCTGGGCATAGTTAAGGTGTTCGTTACCTATTTTTTCGCCAATAGTTACCACAATACGTTTCCAGCCGATCATGGTGCCGAGTCCCAATGAAACAGAGATAGTGGCAATAACCCATATTGGTGCAAAATCAGTTACGTGGGTCAGATCTTCTGAAGCCGAAATAAGTGTGTGTTTAT
Coding sequences within:
- a CDS encoding universal stress protein, whose translation is MKKILVATDFSNSALNAMKYAMELAKVLHMEVCAIHAIHPTEGINNSTYNAIFIEDYYNNKRQALTDWVDNCAQEERFKDVKVTTLCDVGFLKAVITRYIKQHPVVLLVMGITGATGITGIVGSNTSMMVTKVKIPTLVIPLESKFSKFPVITLATDYETRLSAEDINALNEMVKAFGSEKLRVLYIDENLDPKLLEAGETKLKDLIQHTELEFNYINSSSPLNGIMDFITTHETDMICLVKHHHNIVYRLFTRSTVNQVMNRSVKAILVLHE